acaaaatatatttaattattttgtttcaataatttttttaactgtacTGACTATATTTTAGATAAGGGGCTCCTAACAAATGGATCTTCATACATGTGAGTCCTTGGCCTTAAAACTTTTGAAAACCATTTATATAGCAGGATCATTCAGCTTTATATCAACCAAATTATTTTTCCAGGAAATAGGGTAGATGTTTTAGCATCCCATTTTTCAGATGCAAATAGACTTTTTATATAACagacaaatataacattttgaattcACTTCAAATAAATTGATGAGTAATTTAGGTTTCAGTGAAAACACTGTATGAACAAAACACCTTTTTCCtttatcacatttgcactcaggTTCAAAGTAGGTTATCATGATGGTTTCATTTAAGCTCTACAAAGCATAGTGACATTTGCATGGCAcagtatttgttttcttttctagGCCTCGAGGGAATCTGTATCTGGAACCCAGCTGAACACATTTTGTGCCTTCTCAGGTGAATTAAATAGTTCATGTTTCCGTTTGAAGGAGGAATCTAAAGCAGCCCTCATGTGAACTGTTCAGTGAATACCTGCCCTAATGCCACTGGGTTAATGAGATAAAAACTTCAAGAGCTTGTAATATTAGTGTTGGGAACAGCTTTAGGAAAGATGGCTTTTTGTGTCAGATCTCTCACTCGTTCTCTCTCCCTCCATATATTTATCTAGCATGAGATCATTTCTTGGCATGCGTCACATGACTCAGTGTTGTCAATGTCAGTCAGTGCCCTCACTGCAGTTACATATAAAGCAGTTGGTCCATTGTTTGATAAATTTACTGATAAGTGCAGCCTATTCTGATAAATATAATCTAATTTCATTTGTGTGATAACACTGCATAAAAACCCTTTGGGTTTATTCATGTGAGGATGTATGAGACGGAAGAATCTGAGCAAAGCTAGATTCAGTTTTGAGAAACAGTTTGCACAtttacacaaatacatacatcaaCACAATACTGCGAAGAAATTTTGATCACCAAAATAGGGTTTTAATGTATTCACAAACATAAAATTCATAAATTCTTATTATAGTGAATGAGTACCAGTGAATGagcaatgtttttcttttttctaaattaCAATATCAATCACAATTTATCTTCTAAGGCATTTTTAAGGCAAATATTCAGTCATTGTGTTAGTAAAAGTGATTTTAGTAAACAGGTTGATTGAAAGCAAAAACATGGTTTATACCTTTAACAGTGCACTAAACATttgtacattaaacattttattatttaaaataatattataaactcTACCGTTCAAAGATTGTTTgtgatatttttgaaagaagtctctaatgctcactaaatctgcatgtatttgatcaaaattacagctgtataaaactgtaatgttgataaatattactaaaatttaAAAGACCTgtcttctattttattatattttaaaatgtgatttattcctgtgacggcaaaactgaattttcagccattgctccagtctttaATGACTCAAGATGCTTAATTTTTTGTAAATGGAAAAAGCAAAaatcttttctttcacttttgatcaattcaatgcattcttgccgaacaaaagtattcacttcataaatataaaatctattaaaaaattgTTAACACACATTCATTCGAATGTAATTTGTCAAAATATAAAGGTCCTTtgtgatataattaaattttatcaCAGAGCTTTAGACATAAGCACTTACAGTATCCATGCACAAAACGCAGTGTTACGTTTCCAGTGCTTCTAAACTTAAGTGGGTTCAGTGGACGTACAAAGGACACTATAAAAACTGACTGTGTAAATGAACATTTCCCAAGCACAAGACTCTCAAAAATGTACTCTCAACTTATTAAAGACCAACCACCTACAGTTGATTGAACAGAAGACTGAGATTAACAGTTGTTGCAGCTCTGAGATGAAGAGTGGGGGTTATTTTAGGTTTTAAGAGACAAAAGGTGACAAAATGCCTGAACACAAACTCACACTTCCTGTAAGGCTGCTGTCAGGAGCACTCATCTCACGTGCCAATCGTATGCCTTTTGACACAGAAGCAGGTTCCTCTTGATTTTTTAGATCAGTTCAGctattttcaaatgtaaataaaacttttttccaGCTCTGGAGACTTTCTCAGTCCTGTGGTCACAAGTGGTATAGTGCTAGTTACTGCATTTTCAGATATGACCACCTGTGGTCAAGTCAATGGTCCAATTTTCCATGGTCCAATTTTAACACTGAAATGAACCAACCAAAACTTTGGTTTCCAGTGTCTGCAAAAGTAAAAGACATGTTCTTTAGGGGTATCTCTTATCGCCGTGCCTCTCAACAGAGCGAGAATCGTCTGGAGTTGAGGTTCATCCTTGTGAGACCTATATGTTTGAGAGTGGTGGACAGAGTGAAGGCAGCTTTCATGGGGATGTCACACAGCAGGTCTGAGTCCTCCTCGCACTCCTCCAGCTCATATGTGGCATCATCCAGCATCTCTTTGTGACGGTGACACACCTGCTCCACCTTCAGCCTGTGGATCTCCACCCGTAAGCGAATCAACTGTCGTGCAAGACGGTTATCCTGCATCTGCATCTCCCTCTGAGGAGAAATGAGAAAGAGAGGAGAATGGTTTTATAGCTCAAGTCTCAAGTCACACCAAGTCTTTGATAACCGGCAGTAATTATAAGATGGATATATTGAGAAGAGCAGTCACAAATACAGAGCAATGAGCACACCTTTCTGCCAAACACCCACTCAAGTTTCTGCACCTGTGTGGCATTTAAGTGCGATATGCCAAGAGACTAGAGTCATGCAACCTGTGTTGTACTATGCCGAAGATGACATGTAGCTCACTTTACAACAGTCTAACTCACCCTTAACATTTTAACAGTGGTGTATCTTATATATTTTTGTCCTGAATGACCCAAAGACAGTAGAAATATAAAAATCCCAAAACCACTGATGGAGTTGTGTActgtcagatagatagatagatagatagatagatagatagatagatagatagatagatagatagatagatagatagatagatagatagatagatagatagatagatagatagatagatagatagatagatagatagatagatagatagataaaatatataaagcttATGAATACACTATACCAGTTCTTTTCTGAGCCATTCTAACGCGTCGTCTATAGTATCAAAGCCGCATATATTCTTATAAGGCATCCTATCTTTCCAGACGTCGGATAGCTGAGTGTCCTTCTCTACAGATCCTGGGCTGCTGACATTTGAACCGTGTGTGGCATCAGTCCACGGGCGAGCCTGCAGTCGCTCCTTCCATTCTAGGTACGACGGTCTGCGCGTTTGGAGTTTGAGTTTCTCTGTCAGGGCTTTTACGCTGTCCAGATCCTCCATGTCGCCCTCAGAACTGTCGTCTGCTCCCAGCTCTCTGAACTCCATCACTGAGCTGCTTTCATTCCAGAGAGGCGAGACTGACTGATCATGTGCGCGAGGGATTCTTCTCAAGAGCTGTGCGGGGCTAATGTTTATATAGACAGAAAAGTGACCGCCCATGTTCGGCGGCAGCCTAATGACAAGAGTATCAGAGAACTTTAGATAATCTGATATTGCATGTTGCGGCCAAACTCGACATTTCGTGTTCATGTGGTACTTATTCAGGTGGTACAGGGTCACTTAACACCCTTAAACCAATACCTCACatgaactgtaaaccacacataCTAAATGAGTTCAGGGCAGACAGTTTTTATCCGACTATTTGTTTTCACAAAGCCAACTAAGGaataacaaagaaaacatttaattcatgtcGGCTACCTAGTGGTCCAAAATTCGCTCACACTGCTTTTCTAGCTGAGCGCGTTTTCACAGTAAATCTTTGTGAACTGTTTTGTGACAGAACGTCTCCATCTGCTGCAGATGTTGAGGATTTGCAGTGAGAATCCTTTTAGCAAGCAATTAAAACCAAACATTAGAACCAGTAAGAAATGAATGGGAGTTCAACTAGAATAATTACGtaggtttttaaaataattacacaaattgtatttaaaatattatttatatcgaATAATTacgaatttttaaaaaataattagcctacacaaattatatttaaaatattacttatatcGAATAATTACGaaggtttttaaaataattacacaaattatatttaaaatattatttttatcataatCTTAATAAAGTTTGATAATCAAAGACTTATTCTATTGAAAGATAAAAAGCATAAAAGACAAACTTAACAGAAAGTAGCCTAAAACCTTTCTAGATATTAGTTTTTTTCATGTGGTTAGATTTTTCAAATGGATCTGTCCCTCGCAAGGATGTCAAGCCTATATTTGAgggtcttttttttaacaaaacttttTAAGATTTACATTATGTAAaacaaatatgtattattttattttaagtaaaacagGTTAAACCtggcaaaaattaaaataaataaataagaagaaagaaagaaaagaaaatcatcatcatcctcatcatcataaAGTTTATtgatagaaaaatattttaatctactgaatataaaaaaataaatgtattccagatattatatttttacagaatAAATTGATGTTTACATGAAAATGATGCCTGTAGGAGGTCCCTCACaagataatttttatatttgaggGTCTGTGGCATTGAAAAACTCACACTGGGCAtttaatgtaaaacaaatatCTAAAGTATATGCTgtagattattgtgtagagtgatcagatgcattttaaattattgctaaaagcttcatggaaacttttcacaaaaaaaactaatttaaatttttttttttttctgacacaaaatgaccacctaacattaattgactaatcatatcagcagcacatgtgaaagtgtgaatgaatcACTATCATAGTAAATAGAGTGTAAGAGCAGACAgattgctataaaaggagggaagaagtGCTTCCAATAATTGTGTTCTTATTAACAAaggttacctccaaagaaacagGTGCAGCCATCACCGCTTTGCCTCAAAATGGCttcacatgcaaggaaattgctacgaagaatattgcacctgaaagaaccatttactggttcgactgcagtgaagaagccttcaggacgtcccagagtgtccagcaagcaccaggactgtctcctcctgaggagtcagctatacagaatcgtgtctccagcagtgcagagcttgctaaACAATGAaagcaggttggtgtgagagcatctgcatgcagagtgaggccaagacttttggacaacggcctggtgtcaagaagggcagcaaagaagctacttttctccaagaaaaacatcaaggacagactgaaattctgcaggaagtaggaatggacagcagaagacttgtgcaaagttattttctctgatgaagttCCCTTCTGACTGtttgagaagaaaaggtgaatgctaccatgagtcctgtgttgtgccaacagtgaagcttcctgagaccatccatgtgtggggttgcttttcaaccaagggagtgggATCTCTCATATTTCTGCCTAAAAACACTGCcaggaataaagaatggtatcaaaacgtccTGCATGAGTGACAATTTGCTGATGATTTGTGCATTTTCCAGCATTGTTCTAGCACCTTATCAGAAAGCAAGTGTCTTGAAGATCATTACATAGACATTTTGGATTCATGGCCAGGCATATCATTGTATCAACTCTGAaaactaataaggcaagaatgggtcGTCATCAGTCaagatttggcccagaagctatCCAGCATACCAGCGCAAactgcagaggttatgaagaataagggtcaacactgtaaatattgactcattatatatatttgttgccAATACAATTGccaatttaaaactttaaaacttaaacttaaaattatctacaaatactgaagcagcaaactttgcaaaacacaaacttGATGTCACTGCCAAAGGTTTTAGCCATGACTGTACAATCTATTACTTCTTCtacatataattatacatatatataatttattcttcttcatatatatatatatatatatatatatatatatatatatatatatatatatatatatatatatatatatatatattctatcccACCTTCTGGCCTATATTTTTGTAATTCTAATACTCTGAAATGTCAGGAAAAGCGATAACGAAAGGATAAAAAAACAGGCACAACaataagcaaacaaaaaaaatcataaaaaaaaaagagagaagagggCTGGCACTTCAAGAGTGTGAACGGAAACGAAAGTATAGAGAAGCCAAAAAAATGCTAGAGTCGCGCGAGCAGACGTCTAGTGCCTCGCGCAGAGTCGCTTATCggcgttttttatttatttgcccgCTGCCGGTGAGTTTTATAACAGCCTAAATTAACATCAAGGTGTGGGACAGTTTTGTAGAGAGATTAGCCTACTTATAACATCAGCGGAAGACAGAGACTCGAGTGAATCGTCCACTAGCTCTCTAAACTCAGCTAGAGAAGTAGCAGATGGTGGTTGTTGTCGTTGTGAAATGGAGTTGTCAGAGCACATCAAGACCGCTAATGTTGAAGATGTTACCCTGAGAAGACCTTTCCATCCAGCGCTCAGAGGAACCCTGTGCGTTACCAGCCACCACCTTCTGTTCTCAGACGGAAAGGATGAAGCTTCCTGGCAACTCCTCATTCTCCTCAAGAACATCGATGCCATTGAGAAAAGGTAGAGAGCTGTTCTCATCAGCTGGAGGTCAGGTTTGaccagtgcatgtgtgtgtgtgtgctgtaataGGAGAACGTTATTATACCCTGCTAGGAAAAACGTCAGAAACCAGCCTAAGATGGTTTGTTGGTTTtatctggtttaagatggtcttcCAGCATGGCCAAgctagctggtttaagctggtcaacCAGAAGCTCATGCAGGTCATCAGAGGAGCCAATCTTATACCAACTGAAACCagcttaaatcacattttaaatagttttgactTGCAGTTGTTGCTCTACAGAGCTATTTGTACCTGAGCTAAAAAATTACattagttttaaattaaaattaaaatagttttgtttgtgtaaccaaatgtatttaagttgattcaGTGgtgttaaataatatatttgacaGTTAATTTAGATTTGACCATATcagtcatatatttttttaattgatgtgtatATTGTTGATCAATGCTGAAACATGTtcgacattttattaatttacaagcCCTTTTTAAATGCATTCCTCCATGCGTCTACTTTTTGAATCTCATTTGGGTCATAATTACCAAGTAAGGTTAGAGacaattgtgtgtgtttttgatacCTGAAGTGACCTGATTCTGTAATAATAAACTAATTCTCTCTTTCTAATTTCTCCAATCACTTTTCCTCTGTGTCAGTGTCGAGATTCTTTTCGGATACCCCAGGTACACTTCTAAAGCTGGCCCAATGTTTGATTTGTGGACTGACTATTATTGCTCATTGAAGCTGTCATTTTATTCTGATCTGGGATCTGCTACCTAATTTATTCTGTAAAGTTAAAAAATGAAGAGAGAAGTGATGGTGGGCAGCATTTTATGCCCGAATAAGAAGGCATCTTCTAAAATGAGCTGCTTGGCAATATATTCGTAGCTTAAGGCTGAGAATAAAACAGACAAAAGTGTATTTTGAAAGATCTTTGTGCTTtgcaatgaatattttattacacAACATATATCTCTCTGACATGCTTTCTGTGTTTTGATTACATGCAAAGCCGCAGTATTTATGCACATGTAGtgctatttataaatattttgttctgtAATATAATGTCCAAATATGGAGATATATGGAGATATacacaatattaaaaatgtatttagagcTCAGTCATACCTAATTGATCTCACTGTTTCTGCTAGCCTTACGCTCATGGCTTGTTTTTGCTTCCTGCTTCCGTCTCTTCTGAGGCCCCAATGGAGATTGCTGTATGGAATTTGAGAGTGTGAGAAAACATGGAGCAATGTACTTAAACATGGGTGggggtgtttgtatgtgtgtctgATACAGGGCTGTGGGATCCTCTGGGACTATCACCATTAAATGTAAGGACCTGCTGGTTCTTCAGTTGGAAATTCCTGGAATGGAGGAATGTCTAAACATAGCCAGCTCTATAGAGGTACTAAATATAGTTATCACTAGCCATTCTTGTTAATAGGATTAGTAATATTGCTCATATTTAGGATTAGACTCCTATTCAaaagttttgaaagaagtctcttgtgatcaccaaggctgaatttatttgataaaaatacagcaaaacattaacattgtgaaatattattacaatttgaaataactgttaactatttgaatatattttaaaatataatttaaacaacccccccccccatcaaGCAGTTTGTTTAAGAGAGGTGTGTGATTGATCTTTTGATTCAACTTGTGAACAATACtatacaataatacaatacaattaggAATGCACCAATATTAAATGTCTACCTTTCTTGTTATGGCTGTGGGTGAGAGTGGACTGATATCATCTCATGTCTCTGTAGGCTCTTTCATCTCTGGAAAGCGTGACAGAGATGTATCCCTTCTTCTACAGACCCTCACACCTTACTCTGAGCAGCCCATGGGGCCTGTCCTCAATGGAGCAAtattacaaacaaacagaaagGCTGGTGAGCTAAACAcgctttaaatgtatttttctttcttttactttcCTTTTCTTCAGTTACTGTCACTCTGTGTTTATCTTGCTTTGAGAACCACAGACATggacaaacacaaataaatgattaCTCTAAGGTCAAATTTTACTTAATATATAAGCTATTGTTTAATTTCCTGAAAGGAAGACAAGCAGGAAGCACTTTGTTTGCCACAGGAAACTAATGCTGACTGTTAAAATCACAGGAAATAAAGCAGTGTGTATTCTTTCTCTGTAGCTAGACTTCTTTTCTATGCCTTGTTTGTCTCCGTAGCATTCATTACCACCCATTGTCATCTAGCAGCTGtggccttttttcttttttttcatagctGTAGATGTTTATTTCTATCCCCTTATGTACTGTACTTGTATCATATTACAGTGTTTTTGTCACTCTTTTTTCCCCAGTTTTATAGTGTCTTTTATATGTAAAgttgtttataattttatatttatatgcattttcttatattttattatgtgctttatgttatttttattagtttttaaattttactgtttagatttaatttatgtattaattttttgatgattttttgCTAATTAATAGTAATATATGTTTATAACTTATGTATAACTGTATACATGTGTGTTCATaatatgtgcatgtgtttgtgagcagTGGGACAGGTGGAGAGTCAGTACAGTAAACTCAGATTACTCTGTATGTCTATCGTATCCATCTGCGGTCATTGTGCCGCGTGAGGTGGATGATGACAAGCTGATCCGCTCAGCCAGGTTCAGACAGGGCGGCAGATTTCCTGTGCTCTCCTACTGTCACCATAGGAATGGAATGGTGAGTGTAGGATGTTTCTCTCAAATCTCAAATATAAGTGTCCTTGTATATTGTTGTATAAGAACATTGCAATATTAAAACAGTACAAAGGTGTAACACTGCTTTCAGCATTAAATAATATGTTTCTTGTCAAAgtgaaaaatgcataatatacaatACATCAAAATTTccaaattaaaaattgactaGGTGATTATGCGAAGTAGCCAGCCTTTGACGGGAGCCAATAAGAAGAGTTGTAAGGAGGATGAGCTCCTTCTCCAGGCTGTGATTGATGGGTCAAAGCTGGGTTACATCATCGATCTGCGTTCTGCCCAGCAAGCCCAGCAGGCCCGTATGACAGGAGGAGGTTTTGAGTCTAAATCCTGTTATAGCGACTGGAAAAGAATCCATAGACACCATGAAAGGTGAGAGGGAACAGTAGTAATTTTTAATGGTCTGAAAACATGACAGATCAGACTTTGGAAGCCATTTTGGCTTTGATTTTGCGTGTAATCATGCTTGTTTACAGGGGTAAAGTGGTGCAGGAGAGTCTTATTAAACTGGTGGAAGCATGCAGTGATCCGTCTCACAGTGTGGACCGCTGGCTCAGTAAATTGGAGAACTCCAAATGGCTTTCTCATGTTCACAGTGCGCTGTCCACTGCAGGCCTGGTGGTAGAGTGTGTGGAGAGGTGGGAAGATGTTTTACTTAAGGCTTTTAAAGGTACACTACACAATGATGTGCTCTCTGTCGCCATCTGTGGTGCAtttataaaaatgcagttttattaaaTTAGTGTAGGTAGGCTTTCCATAGTGTTCCAGAATAAGGCAAGGACACAGCTGACAGATTTTtctaatgaaaaatgaaagggAAACTCGTGGTAGTAGGGCTAGaagattaatcgaaaagtaatcgaaaccgaaattcagaacctctaaccaacgtaattttcccatgtcggttatttctgttttttaatcctgttcttcccccttaaaagcatactaccgcaTGTGTagtcacatgactctgccccatcaagtcagtggcataaaagcaaaacacagagGGGAACGTCAGCTGATGgtcttgcgtcttcactaaactttgtcagttgtattttttttttatggtttggaaatccaagcgattagatgatcggatgtgtattattatatcgagctaccatgttagcgctagggctgtcaaaaaataaataataataaaattccacatttgaatgcaaaaatgttgcattcgAATTGTAGGTGTCAGTTAAGGAGGCAGCTTTAAGGCCCGTcccgggtatacttcacattccgcGTTCTGTTCTGTCTCACACAGCCTCATCCGCACAGCTTTCAGAAGGCGGACgagcagtaccacttctgtcatcattcacctctTGCATGCGCTGTTGACAGCCGCGCACCCCGTCAACGTGCAAGCACTTTTTGAGACCGCGTGGACGGATGCGCggctgtccgcgagccctcttgatgacgaTAAATACATAAGGgactgttcacatatcgcgcctaaaaacgcgtggaaaacgttaggcgcgccgctttctatGGAAGGCCgagagggtcaaatacacgtcAATTTTAAcacgtcaacaacacgttaaatacgtgtatttcacgcgtaaacaacacgtatttaacgcgttaaatattatttaaaatattagagtacatggcaaaattattataattttttttctcagcaaataaCTTGGCACTATTTTGGAGTGGATCAACATGCTAAATGCATTGTAATGCTCagactctaagctttcaaatgatatctattttttcttgattttaaatcagcagtttgaaaaatatgattagtaatattgatgcgatggggggggggttgggggcgTCCCCCCCCCTTATGTCTTATAACATCGCCTGGTacctaattactgattgtctgatgagtgcataatcgctgaacaaaaagtgcagaattgctgaacaaaaagaggtttcaataagtgccacctgctggcgatagctgtaaatgtaagcacaataaaagctgttgattaataaaatgattgttttctaaagacagatattgattttaatggtttgtatcttaaacctgaattgattgcttacctccattgtaactatttcccccacacaaatgttaatgcttcttgatctttggccttggcttATCCAGCTGGCCACACTCTCTCTAGCATCAAAATCTTCCAAACTTGGCCCTCTACACTGATTTTTATCAGATCTTCCACTGTATCTGAAAATTGGGACAAATCAGACAAACCTGTCTGATTTTAACAGGTGAACAGTCCCTAAACAGCTTATACTTATTggatcagctattaaaatagttcagttttgtatgtaatagcaaagtgattatattttgtttcatttttttttattaagttaatttagaaaagcgtttggagcattttttgtttgttaaatataagttttaggtttttttaagtaacgaccaagctgccagcggcagacagtgagcctatgtttgatcaatttagccttctcaaatcatcgcataaaatctatagatataaaacagttgaagcatatgacaatgtttaaacgttagacccagataaatgtaagctatatccaatagtttgtgcggagATGCTTCAGGACAGGGAGACGGCagcatgatcacttgcatttttttccgtGG
The sequence above is drawn from the Carassius carassius chromosome 31, fCarCar2.1, whole genome shotgun sequence genome and encodes:
- the LOC132111548 gene encoding myotubularin-related protein 9-like isoform X3; this translates as MELSEHIKTANVEDVTLRRPFHPALRGTLCVTSHHLLFSDGKDEASWQLLILLKNIDAIEKSVEILFGYPRAVGSSGTITIKCKDLLVLQLEIPGMEECLNIASSIEALSSLESVTEMYPFFYRPSHLTLSSPWGLSSMEQYYKQTERLWDRWRVSTVNSDYSVCLSYPSAVIVPREVDDDKLIRSARFRQGGRFPVLSYCHHRNGMVIMRSSQPLTGANKKSCKEDELLLQAVIDGSKLGYIIDLRSAQQAQQARMTGGGFESKSCYSDWKRIHRHHERDGHSVLVHGSEGTDNTLLMSSLAQLILDPASRTVTGFLCLLEREWIQAGHPFQQRCAHSAYSHARLKQECPSFLLLLDCVWQVWRQFPLALEFSEALLLRLAQEVYASDYGTFLCNSEQERCAAGVKENTHCLFQSLLRPNIEEQYLNPLYEPTDLVIWPSVHPQSLQLWTGLFLRWTEYAQNMEEAREEVWSIVKEHREQAGPDRTNNMLSTHCDTLTPFENLMDELTIL
- the LOC132111547 gene encoding protein FAM167B-like; this translates as MNTKCRVWPQHAISDYLKFSDTLVIRLPPNMGGHFSVYINISPAQLLRRIPRAHDQSVSPLWNESSSVMEFRELGADDSSEGDMEDLDSVKALTEKLKLQTRRPSYLEWKERLQARPWTDATHGSNVSSPGSVEKDTQLSDVWKDRMPYKNICGFDTIDDALEWLRKELREMQMQDNRLARQLIRLRVEIHRLKVEQVCHRHKEMLDDATYELEECEEDSDLLCDIPMKAAFTLSTTLKHIGLTRMNLNSRRFSLC
- the LOC132111548 gene encoding myotubularin-related protein 9-like isoform X1, whose translation is MELSEHIKTANVEDVTLRRPFHPALRGTLCVTSHHLLFSDGKDEASWQLLILLKNIDAIEKSVEILFGYPRAVGSSGTITIKCKDLLVLQLEIPGMEECLNIASSIEALSSLESVTEMYPFFYRPSHLTLSSPWGLSSMEQYYKQTERLWDRWRVSTVNSDYSVCLSYPSAVIVPREVDDDKLIRSARFRQGGRFPVLSYCHHRNGMVIMRSSQPLTGANKKSCKEDELLLQAVIDGSKLGYIIDLRSAQQAQQARMTGGGFESKSCYSDWKRIHRHHERGKVVQESLIKLVEACSDPSHSVDRWLSKLENSKWLSHVHSALSTAGLVVECVERDGHSVLVHGSEGTDNTLLMSSLAQLILDPASRTVTGFLCLLEREWIQAGHPFQQRCAHSAYSHARLKQECPSFLLLLDCVWQVWRQFPLALEFSEALLLRLAQEVYASDYGTFLCNSEQERCAAGVKENTHCLFQSLLRPNIEEQYLNPLYEPTDLVIWPSVHPQSLQLWTGLFLRWTEYAQNMEEAREEVWSIVKEHREQAGPDRTNNMLSTHCDTLTPFENLMDELTIL
- the LOC132111548 gene encoding myotubularin-related protein 9-like isoform X2, with product MELSEHIKTANVEDVTLRRPFHPALRGTLCVTSHHLLFSDGKDEASWQLLILLKNIDAIEKRAVGSSGTITIKCKDLLVLQLEIPGMEECLNIASSIEALSSLESVTEMYPFFYRPSHLTLSSPWGLSSMEQYYKQTERLWDRWRVSTVNSDYSVCLSYPSAVIVPREVDDDKLIRSARFRQGGRFPVLSYCHHRNGMVIMRSSQPLTGANKKSCKEDELLLQAVIDGSKLGYIIDLRSAQQAQQARMTGGGFESKSCYSDWKRIHRHHERGKVVQESLIKLVEACSDPSHSVDRWLSKLENSKWLSHVHSALSTAGLVVECVERDGHSVLVHGSEGTDNTLLMSSLAQLILDPASRTVTGFLCLLEREWIQAGHPFQQRCAHSAYSHARLKQECPSFLLLLDCVWQVWRQFPLALEFSEALLLRLAQEVYASDYGTFLCNSEQERCAAGVKENTHCLFQSLLRPNIEEQYLNPLYEPTDLVIWPSVHPQSLQLWTGLFLRWTEYAQNMEEAREEVWSIVKEHREQAGPDRTNNMLSTHCDTLTPFENLMDELTIL